The proteins below come from a single Oxyura jamaicensis isolate SHBP4307 breed ruddy duck chromosome 1, BPBGC_Ojam_1.0, whole genome shotgun sequence genomic window:
- the TM7SF3 gene encoding transmembrane 7 superfamily member 3 isoform X1: MRLPPCVLLLLGLAEALRGAGASGLLELSLGKFRNVLLNQTNPVEAVIRNIASNVTVVIFQVHAQQNSVVISFDKNPSANSSGTGVDKGLISILQPQQTVCSWYLQSLDANQVLSTAISIPYMEKDPIPGGCNLEFDLEVDPNIYLDYTLVDTHIKFAPANLGYARGANPPACDSGTGQNSRWRLRYDVYQYFLPENNLSDMVLMSHIRKMSEVQSIKANGVKMLTLTTDDKTSVYFSSLPGQGVIYNVIVWDTLWNSSAAYIPVHTYACSFVDLVDNCSSLSKLSTKIFFTVLAVLGLFTCFFGHRFWKTDLFFMGFIITGFFFFVFITRVTGLGYDVRLILTAVAGIIGGLLLVASWWRFGSVLLCVLLIGLVLGFLFSSMVFFSPLGDYRVFRDDVVFWVTFSSVALMIPVLFVGCPRILNLLACGIVGSYSVVLAIACYVYTSLAYITLDLLRRILNDYFSRAYTNVPFQTNDFIILAVWIMLALSGVTVQLRRERSEVPFPPHPYLIWKRERERRSTNILDPSHHIRPLRERIHSKLLQIKELFQKEQSAGERTPLLL, from the exons ATGCGGCTCCCTCCCTGCGTCCTGCTGCTCCTCGGGCTCGCTGAGGCGCTACGAGGGGCCGGCGCCTCAG GTCTTCTTGAGCTCTCCCTgggaaaattcagaaatgtgcTACTTAATCAGACCAATCCAGTAGAAGCTGTAATCAGGAATATTGCAAGCAATGTGACAgttgttatttttcaagtacATGCACAGCAAAACAGCGTGGTGATATCCTTTGACAAG AATCCATCTGCAAACAGCTCAGGAACTGGAGTAGACAAAGGACTGATTTCTATCCTCCAGCCTCAACAGACTGTGTGTTCATGGTACCTTCAGTCACTGGATGCTAACCAGGTGCTAAGCACAGCTATCTCCATTCCATATATGGAGAAAG aTCCTATACCTGGAGGCTGCAATCTAGAATTTGACTTGGAAGTGGATCCCAACATTTACCTAGACTATACCTTGGTTGATACACACATCAAGTTTGCTCCTGCAAACTTGGGATATGCTAG AGGAGCAAATCCACCAGCCTGTGATTCAGGGACTGGTCAGAACTCCAGATGGCGGCTGCGCTATGATGTCTACCAGTACTTCTTACCAGAGAACAACCTTTCTGATATGGTACTCATGAGCCACATACGGAAGATGTCTGAGGTGCAAAGTATCAAAGCTAATGGTGTTAAA ATGCTTACGTTGACGACTGATGATAAGACCAGTGTCTACTTTTCCTCACTCCCCGGGCAAGGTGTGATCTACAATGTCATAGTATGGGATACTCTTTGGAATAGTTCTGCTGCATACATACCTGTGCACACGTATGCCTGCAGCTTTGTTGACCTAGTGGATAACTGCTCTTCTCTCA GCAAACTCtctaccaaaatatttttcactgttcttgCTGTTCTTGGCCTCTTCACTTGCTTTTTTGGACACAGATTCTGGAAAACAG acttATTCTTCATGGGCTTCATAATcacaggatttttcttctttgtattcATCACTAGGGTAACTGGCCTTGGTTATGATG TGCGTCTTATTTTGACAGCAGTAGCTGGGATTATTGGAGGGCTTTTGCTGGTTGCAAGCTGGTGGAGATTTGGCTCTGTCCTACTCTGTGTGTTGCTTATTGGACTGGTGCTGGGATTTCTCTTCTCATCAATGGTCTTCTTTTCTCCACTAG GAGACTACAGGGTCTTCCGGGATGATGTTGTGTTCTGGGTGACCTTTTCTTCCGTAGCCTTGATGATTCCAGTGCTTTTTGTTGGCTGTCCAAGAATT CTGAACTTACTGGCCTGTGGAATAGTAGGCTCTTATTCAGTGGTCCTAGCTATTGCCTGTTATGTCTACACAAGTCTTGCTTACATCACCTTAGACCTACTCAGAAGGATCCTCAATGATTACTTCAGCAGAGCCTACACAAATGTGCCTTTTCAAACAAATG aCTTTATTATCCTGGCAGTGTGGATAATGCTGGCCCTCAGTGGAGTAACTGTGCAGCTTCGTCGAGAGAGAAGTGAAGTGCCCTTCCCACCACACCCTTATCTCATCTGGAAACGGGAAAGGGAGCGCAGAAGCACAAATATCTTAGACCCTAGCCATCACATCCGTCCCTTAAGAGAGAGGATACATAGCAAGCTGCTGCAGATTAAAGAgctttttcagaaagagcagtcagctGGGGAAAGAACTCCATTGCTTCTGTAA
- the TM7SF3 gene encoding transmembrane 7 superfamily member 3 isoform X2: protein MRLPPCVLLLLGLAEALRGAGASGLLELSLGKFRNVLLNQTNPVEAVIRNIASNVTVVIFQVHAQQNSVVISFDKNPSANSSGTGVDKGLISILQPQQTVCSWYLQSLDANQVLSTAISIPYMEKDPIPGGCNLEFDLEVDPNIYLDYTLVDTHIKFAPANLGYARGANPPACDSGTGQNSRWRLRYDVYQYFLPENNLSDMVLMSHIRKMSEVQSIKANGVKMLTLTTDDKTSVYFSSLPGQGVIYNVIVWDTLWNSSAAYIPVHTYACSFVDLVDNCSSLSKLSTKIFFTVLAVLGLFTCFFGHRFWKTVRLILTAVAGIIGGLLLVASWWRFGSVLLCVLLIGLVLGFLFSSMVFFSPLGDYRVFRDDVVFWVTFSSVALMIPVLFVGCPRILNLLACGIVGSYSVVLAIACYVYTSLAYITLDLLRRILNDYFSRAYTNVPFQTNDFIILAVWIMLALSGVTVQLRRERSEVPFPPHPYLIWKRERERRSTNILDPSHHIRPLRERIHSKLLQIKELFQKEQSAGERTPLLL, encoded by the exons ATGCGGCTCCCTCCCTGCGTCCTGCTGCTCCTCGGGCTCGCTGAGGCGCTACGAGGGGCCGGCGCCTCAG GTCTTCTTGAGCTCTCCCTgggaaaattcagaaatgtgcTACTTAATCAGACCAATCCAGTAGAAGCTGTAATCAGGAATATTGCAAGCAATGTGACAgttgttatttttcaagtacATGCACAGCAAAACAGCGTGGTGATATCCTTTGACAAG AATCCATCTGCAAACAGCTCAGGAACTGGAGTAGACAAAGGACTGATTTCTATCCTCCAGCCTCAACAGACTGTGTGTTCATGGTACCTTCAGTCACTGGATGCTAACCAGGTGCTAAGCACAGCTATCTCCATTCCATATATGGAGAAAG aTCCTATACCTGGAGGCTGCAATCTAGAATTTGACTTGGAAGTGGATCCCAACATTTACCTAGACTATACCTTGGTTGATACACACATCAAGTTTGCTCCTGCAAACTTGGGATATGCTAG AGGAGCAAATCCACCAGCCTGTGATTCAGGGACTGGTCAGAACTCCAGATGGCGGCTGCGCTATGATGTCTACCAGTACTTCTTACCAGAGAACAACCTTTCTGATATGGTACTCATGAGCCACATACGGAAGATGTCTGAGGTGCAAAGTATCAAAGCTAATGGTGTTAAA ATGCTTACGTTGACGACTGATGATAAGACCAGTGTCTACTTTTCCTCACTCCCCGGGCAAGGTGTGATCTACAATGTCATAGTATGGGATACTCTTTGGAATAGTTCTGCTGCATACATACCTGTGCACACGTATGCCTGCAGCTTTGTTGACCTAGTGGATAACTGCTCTTCTCTCA GCAAACTCtctaccaaaatatttttcactgttcttgCTGTTCTTGGCCTCTTCACTTGCTTTTTTGGACACAGATTCTGGAAAACAG TGCGTCTTATTTTGACAGCAGTAGCTGGGATTATTGGAGGGCTTTTGCTGGTTGCAAGCTGGTGGAGATTTGGCTCTGTCCTACTCTGTGTGTTGCTTATTGGACTGGTGCTGGGATTTCTCTTCTCATCAATGGTCTTCTTTTCTCCACTAG GAGACTACAGGGTCTTCCGGGATGATGTTGTGTTCTGGGTGACCTTTTCTTCCGTAGCCTTGATGATTCCAGTGCTTTTTGTTGGCTGTCCAAGAATT CTGAACTTACTGGCCTGTGGAATAGTAGGCTCTTATTCAGTGGTCCTAGCTATTGCCTGTTATGTCTACACAAGTCTTGCTTACATCACCTTAGACCTACTCAGAAGGATCCTCAATGATTACTTCAGCAGAGCCTACACAAATGTGCCTTTTCAAACAAATG aCTTTATTATCCTGGCAGTGTGGATAATGCTGGCCCTCAGTGGAGTAACTGTGCAGCTTCGTCGAGAGAGAAGTGAAGTGCCCTTCCCACCACACCCTTATCTCATCTGGAAACGGGAAAGGGAGCGCAGAAGCACAAATATCTTAGACCCTAGCCATCACATCCGTCCCTTAAGAGAGAGGATACATAGCAAGCTGCTGCAGATTAAAGAgctttttcagaaagagcagtcagctGGGGAAAGAACTCCATTGCTTCTGTAA